The following are from one region of the Actinoplanes sp. L3-i22 genome:
- a CDS encoding cell division protein CrgA: MPKSQVRKKKVYTPPSDIRPAAAAAGKKPSPTWLPATAVILIVVGIGWLVTYYLSSQQWPVESWRYWNLAVGFGCMVASLGILSRWR; this comes from the coding sequence GTGCCCAAGTCTCAGGTTCGTAAGAAGAAGGTCTACACCCCGCCGTCCGACATCCGCCCTGCGGCTGCGGCGGCCGGCAAGAAGCCGAGTCCGACCTGGCTGCCGGCCACCGCGGTGATTCTGATCGTGGTGGGTATCGGGTGGCTGGTCACCTACTACCTGTCCTCCCAGCAGTGGCCGGTGGAGAGCTGGCGATACTGGAACCTCGCGGTCGGCTTCGGCTGCATGGTGGCGTCGCTGGGCATTTTGTCGCGCTGGCGGTAA